One Ranitomeya variabilis isolate aRanVar5 chromosome 4, aRanVar5.hap1, whole genome shotgun sequence genomic window, TGAATTTACATCGACTTTTACGCATACAATTTTCcaaataaaacatttaaaagaaaATGTCTACCTACTCGTGTGATTTCTCCAAGTAAAAATTAATATGTAAGAAAATTTCCccacattctgaaaatgaaaattacTTCTCCAATGTGTAACTAGATTTTATGCATTTGTATAACACTTCCCACACTTTGATCAGAAAAATAACTTTTCTCTTGTGTGATTTGTTAGATGTTTAGTAAGAGtttttttctctgtaaaacatttaccacactctgaacatgaaaatggcttctcccctgtgtgaattctctgatgtttagtaaGATCAAATTTTGTTCtagaacatttcccacattctgagcatgaaaatggcttctcccctgtgtgaattttcaggTGTGTAGCAAGAAttcctttccgattaaaacatttcccacattctgaacaagaaaatggtttctcccctgtgtgaattttctgatgctgAGCAAAAGATGAATTGTCTGAAAAACTTttttcacattctgagcatgaaaatggcttctctcctgtgtgaattctctgatgtctagtaAGATCAGATTTCGATATAcagcatttcccacattccaaacatgaaaatggcttctctcctgtgtgaattctctgatgtgtagcaAGATTtgttttccgattaaaacatttcccacaatctgaacatgaaaatggtttctcccctgtgtgaattatctgatgcTGAGCAAAAGAGGATTGATCTGaaaaacttttttcacattttgagcatgaaaatggcttctctcctgtgtgaattctctgatgctgAGCAAAAGATGAATTGTCTGAAAAACTTttttcacattctgagcatgaaaatggcttctctcctgtgtgaattctctgatgtctagtaAGATCAGATTTCGTtctacaacatttcccacattctgagcatgaaaatggcttctcccctgtgtgaattttcagaTGTGTAGCAAGATTtgttttccgattaaaacatttcccacattctgaacatgaaaatggtttctcccctgtgtgaattatctgatgcTGAGCAAAAGAGGATTGATCTGaaaaacttttttcacattttgagcatgaaaatggcttctcccctgtgtgaattttcagaTGTGTAGCAAGATTtgttttccgattaaaacatttcccacattctgaacatgaaaatggtttctcccctgtgtgaattatctgatgcTGAGCAAAAGAGGATTGATCTGaaaaacttttttcacattttgagcatgaaaatggcttctctcctgtgtgaattctctgatgtctagtaAGAAAAGATTTCGATCtacaacattttccacattctgaacatgaaaatggcttctcccctatgtgaattTTCTGGTGCTGAGCAAAAGATGATTTGTTTGAAAAACTTTTTTCAtaatctgagcatgaaaatggcttctctcttgTATGTGCTCTTGGATGTTCCCCATCCCTTTTgttatatttgtttttcttttcaaGGACTAGAGGTATGTCTGGTATAATGGGATGCTCTACAAAGAAATCAGGTGTGATACCAGGATCATTTGCATCAAAATCTGAAAATATCAGGTATTTCCCTGAGATCACGGTCCAGTTATCTGCCAAAAAAAGTAAACATATATTTAACgtatatttatttttcaatagatATTGAATCATTGCTAAAAATTGATCTTGGATTGCTCCTGAACTGCTTCCTGACTCATCCAATGCTTAGACGTCCAACTGCCTCACTTCTCTGCATGACCTAGATTATTTTTTAACTATAAACTATATAAACTGTAAAATACCAGTCagcgactaaggctacgttcacatttgcgttgtgcgccgcagcgtcggcgccgcagcgcacaacgcaaacaaaaacgcggcaaaacgcatgcacaacgctgcgttttgcgccgcatgcgtcctttttttcattgatttcggacgcagcaaaaatgcaacttgctgcgtcctctgcgccccgacgcgggcgccgcagggacgcatgcggcgccaaacgcaagtgcaccgcatgtacatgcgcccccatgttaaatataggggcgcatgatgcatgcggcgccgctgcggcgcccgacgctgcggcgaggaccgcaaatgtgaacgtagcctaattcctGTTTCCTAGGGAGTCCCTGCATGCCTGACTACCAGGCATTCCTTGGATTCACTGCCTGTTTCGGCCATCAACGGCTTTCCACAGTTTACACAACCTTGCTGGTAAGTATAATCATTACAGAACAATTGACCAATACCATTGAAGGAGTTGTTgcctttcaaaaaaaaaaacaagtccatcACTGCatttggcattaaaaaaaaaaaatctgtggtgGACTCACCTTCCTGGGGTCCACTGGTGAGTCTCTGACTCTGCTCCTGATGTCTGGCATTATCTGCAGCACTGACATTACATTGACAGCGTGGCAACCAGTCAGGTTACGGATTGGTTGCTGTGCTGTTGACATGACGTCAGCCTTTCAGGCAATGCTAATCCTTGGGAGCTGTGGTGAAAACGTACCacactcctcaatattgaaattgtaACACCCAGAAGGAAAAGTTATGGAGTTATGGAAATTACAGGATCGAAAAACATGTTAGTAATTTAGAAATCATGAAAAATAGAAACAAAGTTTTCAAAATATCTCTATCTTTTCAGTATCGAGTATGAGTGGCTTGTGTAAAAATGCACTTACACGCTGTGGTTGCTAtcattgaggttattaatggtcgtatCAGGAATGTTTTGTCCGATTGAATGCACTTGGTCAAAAAAATCCTCAAGATCTGCTgctgcaattgccaaccaatgaggCCTCAGATATGCTCAATGGCAGAGAAGTGCAGAGACATTGCAGAACACGTgtgaaaattatgtccaatttgccttttttttctgttttttttcctgctgttccagcatacacaaagaaaataaacatgtgtataacaaaagttTGTGTAAGTTTCATCATTTTCTGGGAgcaatacttcattttctagaacaatttcaagtgtgccaacacttttggccatgactgtatatctgaCTGCACTTATTTATTTCACCTAGGGATACATTAGGGCCTATACTGTAATACTGATATGTATTTGATTGTATCTGTTCAATTCTGAGGGATCTAATAGTACCTATTATTCTATATATGCATTATTGTAATAAATCATATTAATGTGTATTGATCCATATACAGTATGTCTATGGGGAGGCTTTGGTTTTACTTGTTTTTAATCATGGAGCTATATGGTGTTTAATAAAATATAATTGCTTTTGTACTCTTAGGTGTGCACCTTTTTCTGTATTGCTTTTTCCTCTTGATAGTATTGAAGGGGTTAACAAGCCCTCAGGAGGAAGAAAATGGAAAAGACAAAATGAGTACTAGATCTTGAGGCTCGAAGAGACGGATCTCAGTCAAcatcttatatacagtatattcttcGCTTTTTATTATTGCATTTCATGTCTGGATTAAGTGATTATTGATTACTGATGCACaatgcatgtgtggcaccccagggtcctggtcgtcacagtggcattgctttcctcatggggagagtgatgttacgtttggaagcgatgaaagatatcttttatcaggtaatcacaatacacacaacatgttcacacaccaggccacaagggggagcttttgatcctatttctaggtgactcccttgtatatgatatatattgtggtttggaggaaaAGTCAGTGAGTTCTTGTCAgaggagagagcagtcagacataGAGTGTCGGAAGGACTGGAGGAGCCGTGTAGCCAtagttgctacagctcctggagaaagagacatacagaaggaaaggacattgttcagtgagcatgaaggagagcgaagcacgggAGAGTgagatcaggggagaccagctgagaACAAACTGCCTCCCTctaaagcgcagataaccggtagccggatgttatgacctggtggttaaggagcaacatgggacgagctctgaggaggtggtatctgtactgaccgcagttcctaatcctaacaccaacactagaagtagccgtgggatgttcctgtcactccctagacacctcgtcacagcctgagaactaactacccctaaagatggaaacagaaagctatctcgcctcagagaaattccccaaaaggaaagatagccccccacaaatattgactgtgagtggagagggaaatgacatacacagaaatgaaaacagattttagcaaaggaggccactactaatctagatagacagaaaaggaaaggacactgtgcggtcagtattaaaaactaaaagtccacgcagagtttacaaaaataatctctacaccgactcacggtgtggagggcaaatctgcttccccagagcttccagctagactgaatatatcatactaacaagctggacaagaaaaacataacatgagctgagcgataaagtccacagcaaatggacaaccaaaagaactagtaagaacttatcttttgctgaaatggacgggCCATAAGAGAAAtctaaggagagatctgaatccaacccagaaacattgacagctggcatggactgaagaccagagccaggttaaatagcagagccaggagagacgatcagtgaaggcagctgctaatactaaacccaaggagcagcagttccacttgaaaccaccagagggagcccaagggcagaattcacaaaagtgccattcacgacagtacctcccccttgaggaggggtcaccgaaccctcaccagagcccccaggccaatcaggacgagccaagtgaaaagcacgaaccaaatcggcagcatggacatcggaggcaacaacccaagaattatcctcctggccataacccttccacttgaccagatactgaagcttccgcctcaaaaaacgagaatccaaaattttctccaccacatattccaactccccctcaaccaacaccggagcaggaggatcaacagagggaaccacgggcaccacatatctctgcaacaaggatctatggaaaacattatggatggaaaaagaagctggaagggccaaacgaaaagataccggattgataatttcagaaatcttataaggaccaataaagcgaggcttgaacttaggggaagaaaccttcataggaacatgacgagaagataaccagactaaatccccaacacgaagccggggaccaacacaccgacggttagcaaaacgttgagccttttcctgggacaacgtcaaattgtccaccacatgagtccaaatctgctgtaacctgtccaccacagaatccacaccaggatagtcagaaggttcaacctgccctgaagaaaaacgaggatgaaaaccaaaattacaaaaaaaggcgaaaccaaggtagccgaactagcccgattattaagggcaaactcggccaacggcaagaaggtcacccaatcatcctgatcagcagacacaaagcatctcaaataggtttccaaggtctgattggttcgctcagtttggccatttgtctgaggatgaaatgctgaagaaaaagacaaatcaatgcccattctagcacaaaaggaccgccaaaacctagaaacaaactgggaacctctgtcagacacaatattctccagaatgccatgcaaacgaaccacatgctgaaaaaataatggaaccaaatcagaggaggaaggcaacttaggcaaaggtaccaaatggaccatcttagaaaaccggtcacaaaccacccagatgacggacatcttctgggaagcaggaagatccgaaataaaatccatggaaatatgcgtccagggcctctcagggaccggcaaaggcaacccactagcacgggaacagcagggcttggcccgggcacaagtcccacaggactgcacaaaagaacgcacatcccgcgacaaggaaggccaccaaaaggacctagcaaccaaatctctggtaccaaaaatcccaggatgaccagccaacactgaacaatgaacctcagaaattaccttactagtccatctatcaggaacaaacagtttccccactggacagcggtcaggtttatcagcctgaaactcccgaagcagccgccgtaaatcaggggagatggcagaaagaatcaccccctccttgagaataccaaccggctcaaggactcccggagaatcaggcaaaaaactcctagaaagggcatccgccttcacattcttagatcccggaagatacgagaccacaaaatcaaaacgggagaaaaacagggaccatcgagcttgtctaggattcaaccgcttggcagactcaaggtaaatcagattcttatgatcggtcaagaccacaacgcgatgcttggctccctcaagccaatgtcgccactcctcgaatgcccacttcatagccaacaactcccgattgccgacatcataattacgctcagctgctgaaaactttctggagaaggcacacggtttcatcaaagagccatcagaacttctctgagacaaaacggcccctgccccaatctcagaagcgtcaacctcaacctgaaaagggagagaaacatccagctgacgcaacacaggggcagaagtaaaacgacgtttaagctcctgaaaggcctcaacagccgcagaggaccaatttatcacatcagcgcctttcttcgtcaaatcggtcagggggcttaaccacactggaaaagttagcaatgaaacggcgataaaaattagcaaagcccaaaaatttctgaaggctcttcacagatgtggcttgaatccaatcatgaatggcctggaccttaacaggatccatttcaatagccgagggagaaaaaaatgaaacccaaaaaagaaaccttctgaactccaaaaaggcacttagaccccttcacaaacaatgcattagcacgaaggatctgaaataccatcctgacctgtttcacatgagactcccaatcattggaaaaaaccaaaatatcatccaaatatacaatcatgaatttatcaagataattccggaagatatcatgcataaaggactgaaacatggagcattagagagcccgaatggcatcacaaggtattcaaaatggccttcgggcgtattaaatgctgttttccattcgtcaccctgtttaatacgaacaagattatacgcccctcgaaagtcaatcttagtaaaccaactagcccccttaatccgagcaaacaaatcagaaagcaaaggtaaagggtattggaatttgaccatgatcttattgagaaggcgataatctatacagggtctcaaggagccatccttcttggcaacaaaaaagaatcccgctcccaacggtgacgaagacgggcgaatatgccccttctccaaagactccttaacataactccgcatggcggcatgctctggcacagacagattgaaaagtcggcccttaggcaacttacaaccaggaatcaagttaatagcacaatcgcagtccctatgaggaggaagggagctggacttgggctcatcaaatatatcctggaaatccgacaaaaactcaggaacttcagaagagggggaagaggaaattgacatcaaaggaacatcactgtatcccttgacaaccccaactagtcacagacatagatttccaatccagcactggattatgtacctgtaaccatggaaaacccagtacaaccacatcatgcaaattctgcaacaccagaaaacgacaatcttcctggtgtgcaggagccatgcacatggtcaactgtgtccagtactcaggtttattcttggccaatggtgtagcatcaatcccccttaagggaatagggctctgcaaaggctgcaaggaaaaaccacagcgtctggcgaactctaagtccattaagttcagggcagcgcctgaatccacaaatgccataacagaaaaggacgataatgagcaaatcagggtaacagacaagagaaatttaggctgtacagtactaatggtgacagacctagcgacccttttagtatgcttagggcaatcagaaatggcatgagcagaatcaccacagtaaaaacacagcctattctgacgtctgaattcctgccgttctgctctagtcaaaatcctatcacattgcataggctcaggactctgcgcaGAGGACacggccatatggtgcaccaccttgcgctcgcgcaggcgccgatcaatctgaatggccaaagacattgatttgttcaacccagcaggcgtggggaaccccaccataacatctttaagggcttcagaaagaccctttctgaaaattgctgccagggcatactcattccattttgtgagcacagaccactttctaaatttctgacagtatacttctgccgcttcttgaccttgacacagagccagcaaggttttttctgcctgatccacagaattaggttcatcatacagcaatccaagcgcttgaaaaaatgcgtctacattgagtaatgcaggattccctgactcaagggagaatgcccagtcctgcgggtctccacgcagcagagaaatgacaatcttcacctgctgaatggggtcaccagaggaacggggtctcaaagcaaaaaacaatctgcagttatttttaaagttcaaaaatttagatctttctccaaaaaacaaatcaggagtaggaattctaggctctaacaccggagtctgaacaacataatcttggatactctgtacccttgcagcgagttgatccacatgagagaataaaccctgaacatccatgtcagcaccagagtcctgaaccacccagagattaaggggaaaaaaaaaaggcaaaacagactgcaaagaaaaaaaataaaaaatggctcagaaccttttttttttccctcttttgagatgcattcaacacattgctggccagctgtactgttatgacctggtggttaaggagcaacatgggacgagctctgaggaggtggtatctgtactgaccgcagttcctaatcctaacatcaacactagaagtagctgtgggatgttcctgtcactccctagacacctcgtcacagcctgagaactaactacccctaaagatggaaacagaaagctatctctcctcagagaaattccccaaaaggaaagatagccccccacaaatattgactgtgagtggagagggaaatgacatacacagaaatgaaaacagattttagcaaaggaggccactactaatctagatagacagaaaaggaaaggacactgtgcggtcagtattaaaaactaaaagtccacgcagagtttacaaaaataatctccacaccgactcacggtgtggagggcaaatctgcttccccagagcttccagctagactgaatatatcatactaacaagctggacaagaaaaacataacatgagctgagcgataaagtccacagcaaatggacaaccaaaagaactagtaagaacttatcttttgcggaAATGGAcgggccataagagaaatccaaggagagatctgaatccaacccagaaacattgacagctggcatggactgaagaccagagccaggttaaatagcagagccaggagagacgatcagtgaaggcagctgctaatactaaacccaaggagcaacagttccacttgaaaccaccagagggagcccaagggcagaatccacaaaagtgccattcacaaccaccggacagagcccaagaacggaattcacaacagccggaacaccgaggttgtaagagactctacgacttacagcagagaccggcaggacagctgaactgcaagttacctgtccgcctcaatacccaggaggcacagtgatgcatagagcccggggcatgatagagtccctgtaaaaaggctagaGTCACCTGTTATGTCAAGggtttatgtcctatcctatatgggggacaaagAGAagcactgtgaggaccttatcagaagccataggcagtaagggactacaacaccaccgcgctagtggaaggcttttaactccacctgctaaaaggggactctgaattcgcttccaagctggctggaccctgcttgccctgtgatctggtgccctggactgtggctgcctgaagtcatcagtaaaccaggtaaagagactgcaaacctgtgtcctcgttctttaccgcaccatccaccatcttccatctacacaccgggagccctggggatatacttcacctgtgggaagttataccatctagctgccataacatcccaccagaggaccccttaaagcaacatcggtccccactgaccaaataccacaggtggcgtcacgaacataaactgtaTTCAATtccccccttttacatgggcgctcagggccacggaccgggtcaccaccgtgacatccccctgtgaacaccggacccagtaccgggtaccccacggccctggcgggcgactcacatgtcTAATACATATTGATGCCAAGTCCAAGGCCCTCAAGGGTTTATATCTTATGAGAAACAATTATAAATTAATAATCCCCTTCCACTGATGGCCAGGTGCCCTGCCAGTCTCCATGCCTCCTCTTTCGGATGAACTCATGACCGATTTAGCCAATCACTATCCGCAGCCGAGACAAATCCATTCCTGCTGTGGATGCAGTAAGGCTGGAGCAATCACATGACCAATCGGTCAGAGAAGATTGTACAGAGATTGGCCCTATATTTTTCTTAATGGGAAACCTGTATTATTTTAGCCTTGGCCTGTGAAATGTTGTAGCTAAAatgttttaatagaaaaaaaaaatactaaagagGGTGGTCTTTTGTTTAAGCACTAAATCCTTCGGTCAATAAAAATGTTCATGAAAATGTTTTGAGAGAACAAGCCCTAAAAAAAACTAAGTAGAATTCTACAGGAAGGATAATCTGTGATTTCTcttcatttagtggttactactcacctgtgcggttatctgtaggaatctcctctttacaccgctcatcacccctcacatatgtctctggagTATTAATGTGGGTCAGattttcaccctgaaacaaatattgtacaagtcacagacagatgg contains:
- the LOC143767438 gene encoding uncharacterized protein LOC143767438, producing the protein MKIKGHHGNKVHSGVPFSVLELNQLISWKRRMMKFQTHHIGVPTIADPLSGDLLHKKNFLMDPLRMDRERNKMAERILHLTLEILFRLTGEVRDSDDITLHHSLSMGITDRTVGVRTLEMSVVRFINVSHYNQDYTVVKKASTDRCQARVSEGWGRPLSPITGLLSHPLIYEDINDQKILELAYKMIELLTGEVPIRCQDVTIYFSMEEWEYLEGHKDLYKDVMMEVPKPLTSPVVCSRRTTRERCPRPLLPQDCKEENPNVTLDHQGENLTHINTPETYVRGDERCKEEIPTDNRTDNWTVISGKYLIFSDFDANDPGITPDFFVEHPIIPDIPLVLEKKNKYNKRDGEHPRAHTREKPFSCSDYEKSFSNKSSFAQHQKIHIGEKPFSCSECGKCCRSKSFLTRHQRIHTGEKPFSCSKCEKSFSDQSSFAQHQIIHTGEKPFSCSECGKCFNRKTNLATHLKIHTGEKPFSCSKCEKSFSDQSSFAQHQIIHTGEKPFSCSECGKCFNRKTNLATHLKIHTGEKPFSCSECGKCCRTKSDLTRHQRIHTGEKPFSCSECEKSFSDNSSFAQHQRIHTGEKPFSCSKCEKSFSDQSSFAQHQIIHTGEKPFSCSDCGKCFNRKTNLATHQRIHTGEKPFSCLECGKCCISKSDLTRHQRIHTGEKPFSCSECEKSFSDNSSFAQHQKIHTGEKPFSCSECGKCFNRKGILATHLKIHTGEKPFSCSECGKCSRTKFDLTKHQRIHTGEKPFSCSECGKCFTEKKTLTKHLTNHTREKPFSCPECGKSFIRKKNLATHLNIHTGEKPFSCSECEKRFSSKSSLAQHQKIHTGEKPFACTECGKCFTQKSLFLRHQRIHTGVKPFSCSECGKCFTEKSDLVIHQRFHTGEKLFSCLECGKDFTGKSQLLRHHRGHTGEKPFSCLECGKCFTVKSHLVRHHKCHTGEKPFLCSECGKCFNRKTNFARHLKIHTGEKPI